In Acipenser ruthenus chromosome 1, fAciRut3.2 maternal haplotype, whole genome shotgun sequence, the genomic stretch CACAATtgtattacaggtttactggcaaATGCTGGCAGCTAGAGCTCATCGTATTTATCATGATTGATCTTATTTGCATCCACAGATATTTGCTGACATATTTGACCCCGTCATTAAGGAGAGGCACAATGGCTATGATCCACGCTCAATGAAGCACCACACCGACCTGGACAGCAGTAAGGTAATTTCTACCCTTCCCCATCcaaaagaaaataattcataaaaaaaattatgaagGTTGGGCTGCAGATCAAATATCAAACAGCAACAGGGCTCTTGGtaaaactgagtttgacacccctggtctactGTAAATGGTGGCTGCATTTATACCTGTAACCTTtaagataaataataaaaggcCCTGTATGTTCTTGATAACCGCAGATCACCCACGGCCAGTTTGACGAGCGCTACGTGCTTTCGTCCCGAGTGCGCACTGGCCGCAGTATCCGCGGCCTCAGTCTGCCACCTGCCTGCTCCCGGGCCGAGAGGAGGGAGGTGGAGCATGTTGCTGTCCAGGCCCTGGCTGGACTCAAGGACGACCTGGCTGGACGTTACTACCGCCTGGGGGAAATGACCGATCTGGAGCAGCAGCGGCTTATTGACGTGAGTAGCAAACTGTTAGGAATTGTGGGAGGAATAGGGAATTCTCTAACATGACCTGGGGTCTGAAACAAGGAAAAACCCTGAGGTTCCTCCGATTCCCAGCACCATATAAAGTGGTGTCAATTACTTTATCATCAGACTAGTTGAGGTGGCAGGTTGGTGTATATTTTAGGAAtttctatttttaatattttgattGTGTCTGGAGACAGCACAACATTATCCAGCCTCAGGAACCACATTtttacagcagtgtcccctatttATTACACCCCAACCCTCATACACTAAAGAATAAGCAGCTTTAGGGCAATCCAAACTTGAAGACGTGCTCTACAAAGCTGAGCATTGTGTGGCACTGGCTGAATTAGTTTGACAGTAGTCCTGCACATTTTCTAATGTACTGCACTCAACAACCAAAGGATCTCCTCTAACCCCCATAAAGTGATATGCTTCACCGGTAGAAATGCGCCATGTTAACGCTTAGTGTAtctgattctgtgtgtgtttgagttcGGGTCTCTCCTAGTGATTAATCCTTGGGGTTGTTGATGTTTACCTTGGTTCTCTGCTCTTCCTTTAATGCTCCACATCAGGAACACTTTCTCTTTGATAAGCCTGTCTCTCCTCTGTTAACCTCGTCTGGTATGGCCAGAGACTGGCCCGATGCTCGTGGGATATGGTAAGAGAGAAAGATCAATCCTTCATAGTCACTTGTGCCCTCCAGTAGACATCCCCGTAGTCTAAACTGTGCGTTCTTGTATTTTGTGATGCTTTGGTTTAGTTGTTTACGGTATTCTGATGAAGGCATTACTTGAAAGGTTATAGTAGTTTTCTTAACTCAACCTATACCCTGCAGGGATACATCatagctgtatttttattttattttaaagagcaTGTTAGTAAAGTAAAGATTCATCAGTGACATGACAGTGGGTGCCCAAATTAGTCAGAGCATCTGTATCTCAAAATGCAACAAGGAAATAGAGGTGTACTGTGTCCTAAAGAGGATCACTGTTGAAATGAAGAAACTTCTGCCTTGCTTTTGACCCAAACTCATATTGGTTTATCCAGGGTTTGACACAAGAAGCCTCTGGTTCTCAGAGCACATTTCCACTGAATATTTTAATTCTGTCTGGAGAAAGCACAAGATTAGATCTAGCTTCTGGGTTCCATGTTTTCAGTGCAAGTGCTCCATGTTTGAGGGAAATCTAAATTTTCCATCTGGTACCGATCATTTGTGTGAATAATGATGAGGTTTGCAACCTGTTTGGATATGGATAAATGTGGTTTCAGGTTTAGAATAGACCATCCTTTGATTAACAATCAATCCCCATCTTGCATTCTGTACGACTGGGTTGTACATTCCAGGTTATCAACATGCTTTCCATCATACATTCCTTTTCTCCCTTTCCTTTTTTCCTGCTACAGTACACTTGTGTCTAACCCTTCCCTGTGACCTTTTTGATCTTCAGGACCACTTCCTGTTTGATAAGCCAGTTTCCCCTTTGTTGACTTGTGCTGGGATGGCACGTGATTGGCCAGATGCCAGAGGAATCTGGTATGTCATACTGGCATGCAGAGGCTTGCATCATTATCATCAGATGTCTCGGTTGCATGACTGTGTCGTTATCCTAACACTCTCAGCCCACTGCATGGCATTCGTTGAAAAAGTCTGTGCTCTGCCAAAGCTGATTatcacaagaaagaaaaaaaaaactattttaatacagCCTAATAGTTTTTAGTAATTCAAGATCCCCCAGGTTGTTTCATGTCATGCTGTTCTATAAACTTGGTCGTTACAGACTGGAGAAACAGGCCTTTCAAAATAGACCCCTAACCCATAAAAAAGCCTTGTTACTTGTCCGACCATGAACTAGCACTACAAGGATCATGCTTTTAAGAGATTATCCTTGAGTTCCACAGCCTTAGTCTACAGCAGCAACAAACCTGCCCATTAGGGTCTTCGGATATGAGACATGAATGCAACTCTGGCAGCAGAACTACGTTTCTCATTATCTTATGTAGTCTTACGTAGTTACGATTTCAATATGAACTATTCTATGCAGATTCAATGACTGCACCCCATTTATCGGAAGTTCCTGTAACATTCTCTCAGTACTTTGTGTGATGATGCCAGACTTGAGGATGTCTAAACCCAATGACGGCTACGTTAGTTGTTTTATGACAGTCTGTACTACAAAGTTTAAGGACGctgaggtttgtttttttttgtaaccttttcacaaaaaaagaaataaacaagggCAGTTGCGTTTCATCACGAAGGGATTCATTTCCAAACCAAGTGTATAACAGTGCTATTGTTTTGACAGGCACAACTTTGACAAGACCTTCTTGATATGGATTAACGAGGAGGACCACACCAGGGTCATCTCCATGGAGAAGGGTGGAAACATGAAGAGCGTCTTTGAAAGATTCTGCCGGGGACTGAAGGAGGTAAATCTTTACCAAAACCATAGCACTGACATTCACATGAGCTCAGAAGTGTTAGGACTGACATTCAGAACAATGACACTCAACCTGTGATAAAAATTACGTAAGCCACCTAGAGCTCCATCTATACCCTGTTCAAGCTACCATAGTAATGCACGTCAACATGCGCTGAAAACTCCACTATCATCAGAGAAGCCATTCACATGCAAGCTTTTAACATGTGTTGGCCTTGCCTTGCATTATTATCCACTGGGGATATGCCtgtccatctatccatccatctgtcTGTACTGTAGTCACGCTTTAGAGTTTTACACAGACAGTGCCTAGACAACCGCATGACCAATTGTTACGAAACATGCTAAGAACCTTCTTTAGCACAACTGATTGAATGTATATGTGTTCTGTTTATCTGTCCATCCAAATGTCTTTCTGTATGTAATTTTAGAGATCTGCATTAACTGTAGCTAaagaactgcttgtccaattggGATGAgacttgctaaggacattctttaggaCCAGATATTGCGTGTTTAGTAATCTGGGGGTAGTTTATTCAGTGTGTAGTAATCTGGGGGTAGTTTATTCAGTGTGTAGTAACCTGGGGGTGCAGTATATTGAGTCTCTCCGTATTCCTTATGTACTGTATAGTCAGAGAACCGCTCATCCATTCTGAGTCTAACTGGTTTGGTTGTGTCCTACAGGTTGAAAAGCTTATCCATGAGCGAGGCTGGGAGTTCATGTGGAACGAGCACCTGGGGTATATACTGACCTGCCCCTCTAACCTGGGCACTGGACTGCGTGCTGGGGTGCATGTAAAGATCCCCAACCTCAGCAAGGTACATATCAATTTGGAAACATTATTATCATGAGCAGCACTGGGTGTTGCTTTCCATAGACTTGACTTCAGATCTTGTTTGGAGTGCCTTTCAGGGTAATTCAGGTAGCAAACTTGGTTAGGAATGTAGGCCAAGCAGTGGGGTTAATGCACTAGCACAGGGGTGCACGAATCCAGTCTACGAGGTCCGGAATCCTACGTGTTCTAAaggtatcattaaataattaactgaTAAAGACCTGGAAGGAGGTTCAATTGAGAAGTGGAATTCTGCACCCCTGCTCTACCACTTCAACTTAGGTACAGAACTTAGATAACAGTCCACTTTACAATGCTGACGCACATTAGCCTTAATAGGTATGTCTATGCTGCGTCACTTCTTAGGGAAGTTTGCAATGCACCCTCCCTGTCTGATAGGTTAGACCCTCATCTTTCATGGAGACTCAGTTTACAGGcaacacatatttttaaatacaacctGGTTAAAATCGATGCAAAAGGGCTTGCCACTGTTCCACTTAATTCCTACAGTACTGAAAACAGAAAGGGCAAGTAATAGCCTCTTCACAGTGAGCGAAAAGGCAATGTCGCTAAGCAAGCagaggaataagagaggcagTTACTATTAAGGGCCATAGGGTGGGAAAAAAAGATCTACTCACGTTAAATGTATAGTCAAGCTGCCTGTCTTATAATCTCATTAAAGCATTTTCATCAGAGCGGAGCGAGCTACTGAGTGTCCACATCTTTCAGCACAGAGTGACATTAGGAAACCCCTGAGGAGACAGCTGTCCGTGATGTGaggtttttttattgttttgttaaaggaTCCACGCTTGTCCAAGATCCTGGACAACCTGAGACTTCAGAAACGTGGCACTGGCGGTGTGGACACAGCCGCTGTGGGAGATACATTCGACATTTCCAATTTAGATCGTATCGGCCGATCTGAGGTAAAAACCATTATGAAACTGGAGCGCTTGTGCTGCTGTAATTtctaaatattaaattaattgtGCTATCAGCTTCAACAgtgtgacattttcttttttatatatatatactgtctgCTCCCGGTGTATGTATGATCTTTGCAAACATTCTGATTGGAACTCAAGGGAACTTCTGAGTTCAGGTGCTGCGCTTGAGTTCTGGTTGCCTGACATTTTATGCATAACTTTAAAAAGCTTGATAGTGCTAAAGTAAAAAATGCTAAAAGTAACTGAATATATCACAAAGTTTCAACTAAAAGTATTTTTCAGTGCTCATtgctgaagacattgaaaaaaagacTATGAAgtagaaatgtttgtcatttaacttatttagtttattttagtaatgaGACATATTCATTATAAGCTATATCGGGCAGAGTGTCATTATAGAAGTAAGCACCGTCTAGTGAAATGACCAATATACAGACACCCAACTTAAAATGAAGAACAGATCCTGAACTCGTAGTCAGAGCACTGGAAGACAAACCTATCTAATATTTAAATCACGAGATTTGAGACAGTAAACAAAatgatacataagaacataaaaagatAAGAAAATTCACAAACGTGAGGAGGACGTTCTGCCCATCAATGCTCATTCAGTTCCTACTAGCTGACTGATACTGGAAACAGTGTCTGTGATTCAAATGGTTTTTCCTCCTAACCTGAATTCCTCTTCCTCTTGCAGGTGGAACTTGTTCAGCTGGTGATTGACGGGGTCAACTATCTCATTGAGTGTGAGAAGAGACTGGAAAAGGGTCAGGATATCAAGGTGCCACCACCCATCTCCCAGTTCAGGAAGTAAGCAACATCTGACTGTCTAAATGATGGAGACATACCACGGAGCGGGAGAACACACGAGTCCTGCTTCCTGGGAACTGCTGCAAAACTGAAGGTCTTATATCTATAACAGCCTCTTAAATAGCTATTCTTCCAAATAAATCTTTCAAATGTAAActtttctgtgtctgtgtttattcttCATAACAAGCCTGGTAGACCTTCCTTTCAGAAACTTTCATCAAGACGGCAACTTAAGACACATGTTCACAACTCCTGTATCTACTTTAAAACAAACTGATACAAAAGTGGCCCTTATTGGCCAGCCTTTTACAGATTCTAATCAGATGGAAGAAATCTAATTTTGACACATAATCCATATCAGTAGTTGCTATTATTACACAAGATAATCATTTGAACATCTCAGTATAAATCCATATGTTAATCGCTGCTGCTAATACCACTGCAGACCTAGCAAAGGGCAATGCATTCATTGCCTGGGTTCGAGTTTGCCCTTTGTCACTGTCCTGTGTAAATAGGTCAATGTAAAATGCAGAGCAACATA encodes the following:
- the LOC131738344 gene encoding creatine kinase S-type, mitochondrial-like isoform X1 is translated as MASTFSRVLTGRRTAMLLASLGTGALATGYLMSDTNYAGAIERRKLYPPSADFPDLRKHNNCMATNLTPAIYSRLRDKVTPNNWTLDQCIQTGVDNPGHPFIKTVGMVAGDEETYEIFADIFDPVIKERHNGYDPRSMKHHTDLDSSKITHGQFDERYVLSSRVRTGRSIRGLSLPPACSRAERREVEHVAVQALAGLKDDLAGRYYRLGEMTDLEQQRLIDEHFLFDKPVSPLLTSSGMARDWPDARGIWHNFDKTFLIWINEEDHTRVISMEKGGNMKSVFERFCRGLKEVEKLIHERGWEFMWNEHLGYILTCPSNLGTGLRAGVHVKIPNLSKDPRLSKILDNLRLQKRGTGGVDTAAVGDTFDISNLDRIGRSEVELVQLVIDGVNYLIECEKRLEKGQDIKVPPPISQFRK
- the LOC131738344 gene encoding creatine kinase S-type, mitochondrial-like isoform X2; the protein is MASTFSRVLTGRRTAMLLASLGTGALATGYLMSDTNYAGAIERRKLYPPSADFPDLRKHNNCMATNLTPAIYSRLRDKVTPNNWTLDQCIQTGVDNPGHPFIKTVGMVAGDEETYEIFADIFDPVIKERHNGYDPRSMKHHTDLDSSKITHGQFDERYVLSSRVRTGRSIRGLSLPPACSRAERREVEHVAVQALAGLKDDLAGRYYRLGEMTDLEQQRLIDDHFLFDKPVSPLLTCAGMARDWPDARGIWHNFDKTFLIWINEEDHTRVISMEKGGNMKSVFERFCRGLKEVEKLIHERGWEFMWNEHLGYILTCPSNLGTGLRAGVHVKIPNLSKDPRLSKILDNLRLQKRGTGGVDTAAVGDTFDISNLDRIGRSEVELVQLVIDGVNYLIECEKRLEKGQDIKVPPPISQFRK